A section of the Manduca sexta isolate Smith_Timp_Sample1 unplaced genomic scaffold, JHU_Msex_v1.0 HiC_scaffold_2756, whole genome shotgun sequence genome encodes:
- the LOC115441562 gene encoding oxidoreductase-like domain-containing protein 1: MFKTRYTFNAIKRLNSSQIKQCTTTIQCQNTEDEKEKELERIAKDASIDNPPTACCQSGCSNCVFIVWAEALANKMQNANPEISEKILKMVDDPSMKAYLEMELRLRGLRK, from the exons ATGTTT AAGACAAGGTACACATTCAATGCCATAAAAAGGCTGAATAGTtctcaaataaaacaatgtactaCTACCATACAATGTCAAAACACAGAAGacgaaaaagaaaaagaattgGAGAGGATAGCCAAAGAT gcCTCCATAGACAACCCACCAACAGCATGCTGCCAATCGGGTTGTTCCAATTGCGTGTTTATAGTGTGGGCAGAAGCTCTAGCGAATAAAATGCAAAATGCTAATCCAGAgataagtgaaaaaatattgaaaatggttGACGATCCATCTATGAAAGCATATTTAGAGATGGAACTAAGATTGCGGGGACTGAGAAAATGA